A single region of the Cronobacter condimenti 1330 genome encodes:
- the fliS gene encoding flagellar export chaperone FliS, with product MYNSSGVQAYQQVGLESAVMSASPHQLVVMLFDGALSALVRARLFIEQGDVQAKGQALTKAINIIDNGLKAGLNMDIGGDLPQNLASLYEYMVRRLLHANLRNDVDAINEVETLITNIADAWKQIGPGTTIAQETF from the coding sequence ATGTACAATAGTTCTGGTGTTCAGGCCTACCAACAGGTAGGTCTGGAAAGTGCGGTAATGAGCGCAAGTCCACACCAGCTGGTCGTAATGTTGTTTGACGGGGCACTCAGTGCCCTTGTCAGAGCGCGTCTGTTCATTGAACAAGGCGACGTACAGGCGAAAGGTCAGGCGCTGACCAAAGCCATCAACATTATTGATAACGGACTTAAGGCTGGCCTCAATATGGATATTGGCGGTGATTTACCCCAAAACCTGGCCTCGCTTTATGAATATATGGTGCGACGTTTACTGCACGCGAACCTGCGTAACGATGTTGATGCCATCAATGAAGTCGAAACCCTGATCACCAATATTGCTGACGCCTGGAAGCAAATTGGCCCTGGCACCACTATCGCGCAGGAAACGTTCTGA
- the yedD gene encoding lipoprotein YedD has product MKKIALGLMMLGLGGCVQVENYNDVVKTPPPAGLAGYWQSKGPQSKLVSPEAIASLVVTPAGDTLDCRQWQRVIALPGKLMQRDDALYNVTNKREVYQLTREGDMLEYAGMTLERVNRPTTECADFLTKNPLDTPLP; this is encoded by the coding sequence ATGAAAAAAATCGCGCTGGGATTAATGATGCTGGGGCTGGGCGGATGCGTCCAGGTGGAGAATTATAACGATGTAGTGAAAACGCCGCCGCCGGCGGGTCTTGCGGGTTACTGGCAGTCGAAAGGACCGCAAAGCAAGCTGGTGAGCCCGGAGGCTATCGCAAGCCTGGTGGTGACGCCGGCTGGCGATACGCTCGATTGCCGCCAGTGGCAGCGGGTGATTGCGCTGCCAGGCAAACTGATGCAGCGCGATGACGCGCTTTATAACGTGACGAATAAACGTGAGGTTTATCAGCTTACGCGCGAGGGCGATATGCTGGAGTACGCGGGGATGACGCTTGAGCGTGTTAACCGCCCGACGACGGAATGCGCCGATTTCCTCACCAAAAATCCGCTGGACACCCCGCTGCCGTAA
- the fliT gene encoding flagella biosynthesis regulatory protein FliT, translated as MNDFISSLNNWQALYALSNTMLSLANSGQWDELIEQEVKYVTLVEAIASNPIEPDNSLFQDKARELLTKVLANEAALKTKLQARMEELRVLIEQNGNQKSLVTAYGNLSGNVLMPHDLNQ; from the coding sequence ATGAATGATTTCATCTCATCCCTAAATAACTGGCAGGCGCTTTACGCGCTTAGTAATACCATGCTCAGCCTGGCGAATTCAGGACAGTGGGATGAGCTGATCGAACAGGAAGTAAAGTACGTCACCCTGGTTGAGGCGATCGCCAGTAACCCGATTGAGCCAGATAACAGTCTGTTTCAGGATAAAGCCCGCGAGTTGCTGACGAAAGTGCTGGCAAACGAAGCGGCGTTGAAAACGAAACTTCAGGCACGTATGGAAGAACTGCGCGTGCTGATAGAGCAGAACGGCAATCAGAAATCCTTAGTCACGGCCTACGGTAACCTTTCCGGCAACGTGCTGATGCCGCACGATCTCAACCAGTAA